A single window of Ailuropoda melanoleuca isolate Jingjing unplaced genomic scaffold, ASM200744v2 unplaced-scaffold10028, whole genome shotgun sequence DNA harbors:
- the LOC117797623 gene encoding cytochrome P450 11B1, mitochondrial-like, with protein MAFRAKARGWLAGRRLSLSWARALGTRAAPAPKAVLPFEAIPRCPGNKWMRVLQIWRAQGSENLHLEMHRTFQELGPIFRYDVGGTHMVHVMLPEDVERLQRVERPQPWRPPLDPWLAYRQHRGHKCGVFLL; from the exons ATGGCATTCAGGGCAAAGgcacgggggtggctggcagggCGCCGGCTGTCCCTGAGCTGGGCACGCGCACTGGGCACCAGAGCCGCTCCAGCCCCCAAGGCCGTTCTGCCCTTCGAAGCCATACCCCGGTGTCCCGGCAACAAGTGGATGAGGGTGCTGCAGATCTGGAGGGCGCAGGGCTCTGAGAACCTTCACCTGGAGATGCACCGGACCTTCCAGGAGCTGGGGCCCATTTTCAG GTACGACGTGGGAGGGACACACATGGTGCACGTGATGCTGCCCGAGGACGTGGAGAGGCTGCAGCGAGTGGAGAGGCCCCAGCCCTGGCGGCCACCCCTGGATCCCTGGCTGGCCTACCGACAGCATCGCGGGCATAAATGTGGCGTGTTCTTGCT